From a region of the Constantimarinum furrinae genome:
- the dut gene encoding dUTP diphosphatase has translation MKIKIINNSDHPLPSYETLASAGMDLRANVPEPSTLKPLQRAIVKTGLFIELPVGYEAQVRPRSGLAAKKGITVLNAPGTIDADYRGEIGVILVNLSNDDFTIENGERIAQLVIAKHERAQWEEVDILEETTRGAGGFGSTGLK, from the coding sequence GTGAAAATAAAAATCATTAATAATTCCGATCACCCGCTACCTTCTTACGAAACCTTGGCATCTGCGGGAATGGATCTCAGAGCAAATGTGCCGGAACCTTCCACGTTAAAACCGTTACAACGTGCCATAGTTAAAACCGGACTTTTTATTGAACTACCGGTAGGATATGAAGCACAGGTTCGTCCACGCAGCGGACTCGCAGCCAAGAAAGGAATCACGGTTCTCAATGCCCCCGGAACCATTGATGCCGATTATAGAGGTGAGATCGGGGTGATACTCGTCAACCTTTCTAATGACGATTTTACCATCGAAAATGGAGAACGGATCGCGCAATTAGTCATTGCTAAGCACGAACGGGCCCAATGGGAAGAAGTAGATATATTGGAAGAAACAACGCGTGGCGCTGGAGGATTTGGCAGCACGGGGCTAAAGTAA
- a CDS encoding lipopolysaccharide biosynthesis protein: MSVFKKLFRQTFIYGLATVLPRALAIFLVPLYVVVLGKEQYGIYASLMAFLILGNVLLSYGMETAFFRFINKDKSKKDLVQSTALSSLTISTVIFLLLTLLMNDSIAAFLEFKPEYITYALLILALDALAVLPFVWFRANEKPMRYAVIKIFNVLINLGLNLFFFLVLPHWAEHSPGSFWDRMYSEEFNVAYVFISNLIASAITLVVLLPLYVKIGFKFSKAIWKQMLAYALPVLVAGIAFSVNEAFDKILLKYLLDPEIAEGEVGVYAACYKLGVFMTLFATAFRLGIEPFFFNHSKHENAKQTYATITKYFTVFGSLILLFVVVYLDVFKRILIPESEFWEALVIVPVILLANLCLGVYHNLSVWYKVTDRTKYGAYISVVGAVITLTLNFALIPLISYIGSAIATLAAYGTMMLLSYFYGQRHYAIPYDLKKIGGYLMISVLFSGIAFYVFDGNLAIGTALLLVFLFLIFVSERKELNRIIRK; this comes from the coding sequence TTGAGCGTTTTTAAAAAGCTTTTCCGACAAACATTTATCTATGGTCTGGCAACGGTTTTACCTCGTGCTTTGGCCATTTTTTTAGTTCCACTTTATGTGGTGGTGCTTGGAAAGGAACAATATGGGATCTATGCCTCACTCATGGCGTTTCTTATTTTGGGTAATGTATTACTGTCTTACGGAATGGAGACAGCTTTCTTCCGGTTTATCAACAAAGACAAATCTAAAAAGGATCTGGTACAATCAACCGCATTATCCTCCCTCACTATTTCTACTGTAATTTTTCTGCTTCTCACCCTGTTAATGAATGACAGCATCGCGGCCTTTTTAGAATTTAAGCCAGAATATATTACCTATGCCCTTCTTATTCTGGCATTGGACGCCCTGGCAGTGTTGCCCTTTGTGTGGTTCCGGGCCAATGAGAAACCCATGCGATATGCCGTGATCAAGATCTTCAACGTACTTATTAATCTTGGTCTGAATCTCTTTTTCTTCTTGGTATTACCCCATTGGGCAGAACATAGCCCCGGATCATTCTGGGACCGTATGTATTCGGAAGAATTTAATGTGGCCTACGTTTTTATTTCTAATCTTATAGCAAGTGCTATAACGTTAGTCGTTTTATTACCATTATATGTAAAGATTGGATTTAAATTTTCCAAAGCCATTTGGAAACAGATGTTGGCATACGCACTTCCTGTTTTAGTTGCCGGAATAGCATTCTCCGTAAATGAAGCCTTCGATAAGATTTTACTCAAATACCTCCTGGATCCCGAGATCGCTGAAGGCGAGGTGGGGGTATATGCTGCCTGTTATAAACTGGGTGTTTTTATGACCTTGTTTGCTACAGCGTTCCGTTTGGGAATTGAACCCTTCTTTTTCAATCATTCCAAACATGAGAATGCAAAACAAACCTATGCCACCATCACTAAATATTTTACTGTATTTGGAAGCTTGATCCTCTTGTTCGTTGTGGTGTATCTTGATGTGTTTAAGCGCATCCTTATTCCGGAAAGTGAGTTCTGGGAGGCCCTGGTAATCGTGCCGGTGATTCTTCTTGCAAATCTCTGTCTGGGTGTATATCACAATCTGTCGGTATGGTATAAGGTAACCGATCGCACCAAATACGGGGCTTATATTTCGGTAGTAGGTGCTGTCATCACACTTACCCTTAACTTTGCATTAATACCACTTATAAGCTATATTGGGTCTGCTATCGCCACACTGGCGGCTTATGGGACCATGATGCTGTTATCGTATTTCTATGGACAGAGACATTATGCTATTCCGTATGACCTGAAAAAGATTGGCGGATATCTTATGATCTCGGTGCTTTTTTCGGGAATTGCTTTTTACGTATTTGACGGAAATTTAGCTATTGGAACCGCATTATTATTGGTATTTTTGTTTCTGATTTTTGTTTCTGAAAGAAAAGAACTCAATAGAATAATAAGAAAATAA
- the atpG gene encoding ATP synthase F1 subunit gamma — translation MANLKEIRNRIASVGSTMQITSAMKMVSAAKLKKAQDAITAMRPYADKLTELLQNLSATLDDDSGSKFADQREVNKVLVVAITSNRGLAGAFNSNIIKDAVKLAKETYAGKEVDFFTVGKKGNDILKKSSKITANNNAIFDDLTFENSAEIAQQLMDMFSEGKYDKIVLVYNKFKNAATQIVMNEQFLPILPPKVKADSEPKGAADYIFEPSKVKIVKELIPKSLKTQLFKAIRDSVASEHGARMTAMHKATDNATELRDQLKLQYNKARQAAITNEILEIVGGAEALAG, via the coding sequence ATGGCAAATTTAAAGGAAATACGTAATAGGATTGCTTCTGTGGGTTCAACCATGCAGATCACCAGTGCCATGAAAATGGTATCGGCTGCCAAGTTGAAAAAGGCACAGGATGCTATTACTGCAATGCGCCCTTATGCCGATAAACTTACTGAACTATTGCAGAATCTGAGTGCTACCTTGGATGATGACAGCGGGAGTAAGTTTGCAGATCAGCGTGAAGTAAATAAAGTTTTGGTTGTTGCCATCACTTCCAACAGAGGTCTGGCAGGTGCGTTTAACAGTAATATTATTAAGGATGCTGTAAAACTTGCTAAGGAGACTTATGCCGGAAAGGAAGTGGATTTCTTTACAGTGGGTAAAAAGGGGAACGACATTTTAAAGAAGTCGTCTAAAATTACGGCGAACAACAATGCTATTTTCGACGATCTTACTTTTGAGAATTCCGCAGAGATCGCTCAGCAATTGATGGACATGTTCTCTGAAGGAAAATACGATAAGATCGTGTTGGTTTATAACAAATTTAAGAATGCGGCCACGCAAATCGTTATGAACGAACAGTTTCTACCAATTCTTCCTCCTAAGGTGAAAGCAGATTCTGAACCAAAAGGGGCAGCCGACTATATTTTTGAACCTTCAAAAGTAAAGATCGTAAAGGAATTAATTCCGAAGAGCTTAAAAACACAGTTGTTTAAGGCGATACGGGATTCTGTTGCCAGTGAACACGGTGCTCGTATGACGGCCATGCACAAGGCAACCGATAACGCAACCGAGCTTCGCGATCAACTTAAATTACAATACAACAAAGCAAGACAAGCTGCGATTACCAATGAGATTCTTGAGATCGTTGGTGGAGCCGAAGCACTTGCGGGATAG
- the atpA gene encoding F0F1 ATP synthase subunit alpha, translating into MAEVKPAEVSAILKQQLSGFEATASLDEVGTVLTVGDGIARVYGLANAQYGELVEFEDGLEGIVLNLEEDNVGVVLLGPSKEIKEGATVKRTQRIASLKVGEGITGRVVNTLGQPIDGKGPITGETFEMPLERKAPGVIYRQPVTEPLQTGIKSIDAMIPVGRGQRELVIGDRQTGKTTVCIDTILNQKEFYDAGEPVYCIYVAIGQKASTVANIAKVLEDKGALAYTTIVAANASDPAPMQVYAPFAGAAIGEYFRDTGRPALIIYDDLSKQAVAYREVSLLLRRPPGREAYPGDVFYLHSRLLERSAKVIADDDIAKTMNDLPESLKGIVKGGGSLTALPIIETQAGDVSAYIPTNVISITDGQIFLESDLFNAGVRPAINVGISVSRVGGNAQIKSMKKVAGTLKLDQAQFRELEAFAKFGSDLDAATLNVIEKGKRNVEILKQAQNDPFTVEDQIAIIYAGSKNLLRNVPVEKVKEFERDYLEFLNAKHRETLDTLKAGKLTDEVIDTLTSVAADLSAKYKK; encoded by the coding sequence ATGGCAGAAGTTAAACCCGCTGAAGTATCAGCAATCTTAAAGCAACAACTTTCAGGTTTTGAAGCAACAGCTTCATTAGATGAAGTAGGAACTGTATTAACCGTAGGAGATGGTATTGCCCGTGTTTACGGACTTGCAAACGCTCAGTATGGTGAATTAGTAGAATTCGAAGACGGATTGGAAGGTATCGTACTTAACCTGGAAGAAGACAACGTTGGGGTTGTATTGTTAGGTCCTTCAAAAGAGATAAAAGAAGGGGCAACTGTAAAAAGAACTCAACGTATCGCCTCTCTTAAAGTTGGTGAAGGGATTACAGGCCGTGTGGTAAATACGCTTGGTCAACCTATAGACGGAAAAGGTCCTATCACAGGCGAAACTTTCGAAATGCCATTGGAGCGTAAGGCTCCGGGAGTAATTTACCGTCAACCGGTAACGGAACCCTTACAGACAGGTATTAAATCGATTGACGCCATGATCCCTGTAGGTAGAGGTCAGCGTGAATTGGTAATTGGTGACCGTCAAACAGGTAAAACCACCGTTTGTATCGATACCATTTTGAATCAAAAAGAATTTTATGATGCTGGTGAGCCGGTGTACTGTATTTATGTAGCTATCGGACAAAAAGCATCTACCGTGGCAAACATCGCTAAGGTACTTGAAGATAAAGGTGCTCTTGCCTATACAACTATTGTTGCTGCAAATGCATCAGACCCTGCTCCTATGCAGGTATATGCACCATTTGCCGGAGCAGCGATCGGAGAGTACTTCAGAGATACAGGTCGTCCCGCACTTATCATTTACGATGATCTTTCGAAGCAGGCAGTTGCATATCGTGAGGTATCCCTGTTACTTCGTCGTCCACCTGGACGTGAAGCATATCCCGGGGATGTATTCTACCTTCACTCCAGATTGTTAGAGCGTTCTGCAAAGGTGATCGCCGATGATGATATTGCTAAGACCATGAACGACCTTCCAGAGTCCTTAAAAGGAATCGTAAAAGGGGGAGGATCTCTTACAGCTTTGCCAATTATCGAGACTCAGGCAGGAGACGTTTCGGCCTATATTCCAACAAACGTAATTTCGATTACCGACGGACAGATCTTCCTGGAATCTGATCTTTTTAACGCGGGTGTTCGTCCTGCGATCAACGTGGGAATTTCAGTATCACGAGTGGGTGGAAATGCCCAGATCAAATCGATGAAGAAAGTTGCCGGAACACTTAAACTGGATCAGGCACAATTCCGTGAATTGGAAGCCTTCGCTAAGTTTGGTAGTGACCTTGACGCCGCGACATTAAATGTAATTGAAAAAGGAAAACGAAATGTTGAGATCCTGAAACAGGCTCAAAACGACCCCTTCACAGTAGAGGATCAGATAGCGATTATCTATGCAGGTTCAAAGAATTTACTAAGAAATGTGCCTGTGGAGAAAGTGAAGGAATTTGAAAGAGACTATTTAGAATTTCTGAATGCAAAGCATAGAGAAACTCTGGATACTTTAAAGGCTGGTAAGCTAACCGATGAAGTGATTGATACGTTAACTTCGGTAGCTGCAGATCTTTCAGCAAAATATAAAAAGTAG
- the atpH gene encoding ATP synthase F1 subunit delta, giving the protein MNGSKAAIRYAKAVLQQANDANLANVVFGDMQSVQATLENSKELRVVLKSPVVKAEDKREALLKIFSSQSDNTKALIKTLIENQRINLLGDVAGSYISLYNEEQGVKVAKVTTAVPLSEALEAQVLKKVKELTGSTSVTIENSIDESIIGGFILRVGDLQYNASIANQLGNIKREFSKSL; this is encoded by the coding sequence ATGAACGGAAGTAAAGCAGCCATCCGATACGCTAAAGCAGTATTACAACAAGCCAACGATGCTAATTTAGCCAACGTTGTGTTTGGAGATATGCAATCCGTACAAGCAACACTCGAGAATAGTAAAGAATTAAGAGTGGTATTAAAAAGTCCTGTGGTTAAAGCCGAAGACAAAAGAGAAGCGCTATTAAAGATCTTCAGCAGTCAGTCAGACAATACAAAGGCACTCATTAAGACTTTAATTGAAAACCAGCGAATAAATTTATTGGGCGATGTTGCGGGAAGCTATATTAGCCTTTATAATGAAGAACAGGGTGTAAAAGTTGCAAAAGTAACTACCGCCGTGCCTCTTTCGGAAGCGTTGGAAGCTCAGGTATTGAAAAAAGTTAAGGAGCTTACCGGAAGTACTTCGGTAACCATAGAAAATAGTATTGATGAATCTATAATAGGAGGCTTTATTCTTAGAGTAGGAGATCTTCAGTACAATGCGAGTATCGCAAACCAATTAGGAAATATAAAAAGAGAATTTAGTAAATCATTATAG
- a CDS encoding F0F1 ATP synthase subunit B produces MDLITPELGLIFWTGISFLILLFILRKFAWKPILGAVNTREQSIKDALAAAEAAKLEMQNLKADNERILQEARQEREAMMKEARELKTKMITDAKDEAKETTDKMIAQAQAAIESEKKSAMAELKNQVAELSLEIAEKVVKAELSNKDKQLQLVENMLDDAKLN; encoded by the coding sequence ATGGATTTAATAACTCCGGAATTAGGACTTATTTTTTGGACAGGAATTTCCTTTTTGATCCTGCTTTTCATCTTAAGAAAGTTTGCCTGGAAGCCAATTTTAGGGGCTGTGAACACCAGAGAGCAATCTATAAAGGATGCTCTTGCTGCTGCTGAAGCTGCCAAATTGGAAATGCAGAATCTCAAAGCCGACAATGAGCGTATCCTGCAGGAAGCTCGTCAAGAGCGTGAGGCAATGATGAAAGAAGCAAGAGAACTTAAGACCAAGATGATCACTGATGCAAAAGATGAGGCTAAGGAAACTACAGATAAAATGATCGCTCAGGCACAGGCTGCCATCGAAAGTGAAAAGAAATCTGCAATGGCCGAACTAAAAAATCAAGTTGCCGAATTGTCTCTGGAAATCGCAGAGAAGGTCGTTAAAGCTGAACTTTCAAACAAAGACAAGCAATTGCAGTTGGTTGAGAATATGTTGGACGACGCCAAATTAAATTAA
- the atpE gene encoding ATP synthase F0 subunit C, with protein MSLALLQEVATNFGPIAAIGAGLAAIGGGIGVGKIGGAAMEAMARQPEMQGKLQGSAIVLIAFIEAVALFGVVVSFLVAG; from the coding sequence ATGAGTTTAGCATTATTACAGGAAGTTGCTACAAACTTTGGACCTATCGCAGCTATTGGAGCTGGTTTAGCAGCCATTGGTGGTGGTATCGGTGTAGGTAAAATTGGTGGGGCAGCTATGGAAGCCATGGCTCGTCAACCAGAAATGCAAGGTAAATTACAAGGTTCTGCAATTGTACTTATCGCCTTTATTGAGGCGGTAGCACTTTTCGGGGTGGTTGTATCCTTCCTTGTTGCCGGTTAA
- the atpB gene encoding F0F1 ATP synthase subunit A, with the protein MKTTYFTAIKNLILGVFFILVASTAFGASNASPEGSEEDKPFDTKELIFHHIKDSHSFHIAGDLSVSLPVILFTDKGLVTFMSGEFHHDVDGEVIVERKGLKFVNLHEKIYQLNEGETEVKFDAEHHATNAERPLNFSITKNVFSMFLSLFIILTIFLLSARSYKKSNNNLPSGIGKFMEPIILFIRDEVAIPNIGEKKYMKYMPFLLTLFFFIWINNVIGLIPVFPFSSNLSGNIAFTVTLALFTFIITLFSSKKYYWKHMLWMPGLPVPMKLFLAPIEFMGMFIKPIALTIRLFANITAGHIIVLSLISLTFIFKNYIVGAGSVLFVVFISVIEVLVVAIQAYIFTMLSALYFGQALEEEH; encoded by the coding sequence TTGAAAACGACTTATTTTACCGCCATTAAGAACCTCATTTTAGGGGTGTTTTTTATTCTAGTAGCTTCCACCGCGTTTGGCGCATCGAACGCATCTCCTGAAGGATCTGAAGAAGATAAACCCTTCGACACCAAAGAGCTTATTTTTCATCATATTAAAGACAGTCACAGCTTTCATATAGCCGGAGACTTGTCTGTCTCGCTACCTGTTATATTATTTACTGATAAGGGGCTGGTAACATTTATGTCTGGAGAATTTCATCACGATGTAGACGGGGAAGTGATTGTAGAGCGAAAGGGCTTAAAATTTGTGAATCTTCATGAAAAGATATACCAGTTAAACGAAGGTGAAACAGAAGTTAAGTTTGATGCGGAGCATCATGCAACCAACGCTGAGCGACCTTTAAATTTTTCCATTACCAAGAACGTGTTTTCCATGTTTTTGTCACTTTTTATCATCTTGACCATATTTCTTTTAAGTGCAAGATCGTATAAGAAGTCGAATAATAATTTGCCTTCTGGTATTGGCAAATTTATGGAGCCGATCATTCTGTTCATTAGAGACGAAGTAGCCATTCCAAACATTGGAGAAAAGAAATACATGAAATACATGCCATTTTTATTGACATTGTTTTTCTTTATTTGGATCAACAACGTTATAGGTTTGATCCCTGTATTTCCATTTAGCAGTAACTTAAGCGGAAATATCGCGTTTACCGTAACATTGGCTTTATTCACGTTTATTATAACATTATTTAGCAGTAAAAAATACTATTGGAAACACATGCTTTGGATGCCGGGATTACCGGTTCCAATGAAGCTGTTTTTGGCACCGATCGAATTCATGGGTATGTTTATAAAGCCTATCGCATTAACAATTCGATTGTTTGCAAATATAACCGCAGGACATATTATTGTACTGAGTTTAATATCACTAACATTTATATTTAAAAACTACATTGTAGGAGCAGGATCTGTGTTGTTCGTAGTGTTTATTAGTGTTATTGAAGTGCTGGTTGTAGCAATACAAGCTTATATCTTTACCATGCTATCGGCATTGTATTTTGGACAAGCTTTAGAAGAGGAACATTAA
- a CDS encoding AtpZ/AtpI family protein, translating into MTEPNESKKRRQSKINSYARYSGVAFQMLAIIGLGSFGGVKLDEAFPNKYSVWTILCSLGSVAIAMYFVIKQVSDSSKKDND; encoded by the coding sequence TTGACAGAACCCAACGAATCCAAAAAACGAAGGCAGAGCAAAATTAATAGCTACGCCCGTTATTCGGGTGTCGCCTTTCAAATGCTAGCAATTATTGGTTTAGGAAGTTTTGGAGGTGTAAAACTGGACGAGGCCTTCCCTAACAAATATTCAGTTTGGACGATACTTTGTAGTTTGGGATCGGTGGCCATTGCGATGTACTTTGTCATTAAACAAGTGAGTGATTCTTCAAAAAAAGACAATGACTAA
- a CDS encoding bactofilin family protein, whose product MEPTASQNRINEGTKLKGDIHSEGFFRIDGIIEGNVTTPSKVVVGKSGKINGTLTCENADIEGTFDGNLDVSGTLTLKSTAVINGDVVVGKLAVEPGATFNASCEMKGSSKPKATPETATSTSSEDKKSQNHPFDRTQRIQKTKAEQN is encoded by the coding sequence ATGGAACCAACAGCAAGCCAAAACAGAATTAATGAAGGAACAAAGCTTAAGGGTGATATACATTCGGAAGGGTTTTTCAGAATTGACGGAATTATTGAAGGGAATGTAACTACTCCTTCAAAAGTAGTAGTGGGAAAATCGGGGAAGATCAACGGAACCCTTACCTGTGAAAATGCCGATATTGAAGGAACCTTCGATGGTAATCTGGATGTTTCCGGAACCCTAACTTTAAAATCTACTGCGGTGATCAATGGCGATGTTGTCGTTGGGAAACTGGCTGTAGAGCCGGGGGCAACTTTTAATGCTTCTTGTGAGATGAAAGGCTCATCTAAGCCAAAAGCTACGCCTGAAACGGCTACATCAACGTCATCAGAAGACAAAAAATCTCAAAACCACCCTTTTGACAGAACCCAACGAATCCAAAAAACGAAGGCAGAGCAAAATTAA